tacTCAGCTCCCTCAACCGAAATATCTTCCAGCTCTACCAAGCCCACCAAaaaaatattgggggattttcatcccccaaggggtcgaaccaccgatatACTTCTGTGGCGGTCTTTGTAGGCTTCGCGGGTCCCAAGACATATCCTACACATAtgacctacgcttcttcatatgtgccaactatgAGTACGACAAGTCTCGATATGGAACATATAAGCACCCACTAGTATAGTGACATAGATTACTCATGTGGGCTTTTCCATACGTTTTCATTcactctcttactaatctctcctcTTATTTCTTTTGTCTAGTCTCTTCCACCTCTCTGCAACTTCAGGCAATGGCttgatatggagcaaaataaggACTAGAAATGGTGGATGGATATAGAGAtggggtggaggagggaagcttgtCAGCACCGAGAGTACAAACAACATCGGGAGGAATTACGGATGAAACCGCAGGAGGATGAGCGCATCAGGAACGCCGTGAGGGAGCATGTCGCGGCTCAAGCaagcgaagcagagagggaacgAAAACGGGAGAGGGCCTGTCATGCTAAGACAACTAGGCCCGATGCCcaaagaaagggcaaatatcttaggtacactcagtagagagcatctattgtataTCGgcctatttttattccctaagatATATTTGGTTTAGTAGCGGCACGCTGTTAGATTACTCTTTAGGCATACCGTAGATGCCAATGTTTGTTGTCGACacctctttatggttagggtctatTCGCGTTATGATGAAAAAtctcatatcaaatataatgtTTATCAGCTTATGTAACCTCTTTATCGGATTTTATTTGTAGCCTACCATATAATATCTATCAGCTATATCCTATTGTCGGACAAGCGATTCTATgatttattttacatctttcCATTCCGTTTCAGAAATAAATTCaatcacaaaattaaaaaaaaagatacaatatTTTGTCAAcagaagaattttttttggccaTTTCGACGCAGGTGACAGGGTTCACAGGCCCACGCAGGAGTTATGGTCCATGCTGCGGTATTTTTCGTTCAACGGTTtggcaaaatttatttttcgcCATACTGTTTAACGAAAATTATCTCGATGCTGCAGCCGTGCACCTCTAACCTGTCGTCGGTGCCTATTTTCTTCATACAGTATGGCGAAAATATGTTTTCGCAAACCGTTGGCCGAAcatgtattatttttgaaattttcttattttcgatattatttctgtaatatccgtaaaaaatgtaatattaaaaaaattctcaaatcgCAGCCACTGAATTGGCTAGCGATCTTGCCTACCCATTTCAGCCACAGGCCTCGGCTAAGTGAGCACAGTCGCACAACGTCACGCTCCGTGCAACTTGTACACATGGTACGCACCTTTGAAGCTTCGATTCGGTGCATGGCAAGCAGCTTGACCGGTTTCTCCAGCCTTCCTCTATTGGTCCGTCCGTCGCATGCATGGgtaggaattcagagatgatgTTATCCTTTGCGGACTCGGAGTGCTGGCACTCAATGCGCCGGTCAGATTTGGCAGCATTTCTGTGGGTGGCAttgccagagagagagagagagcaaaggAACGAGCAAGTCGCCGACAAGCAACATGGGACGAATTGAAGGCGAAAGAGGATACAGTTCCAAGATCAGGATCATTAATAATACACAGTATTATTACAGAAGATCTGCTTTATTACAGACCCATGTCAGTCTCTGTGCATTATTGCAGAAGATCCGCATCCCGGTTCCAAAGTTGTACACAGCTCACTTATTTTATTAGCTCCTATCTTAATCTGGATAGGTGAGGCTGCGTGAGTGTGACCTGCCATTTCCTTTcaacatttttcatatatagTTTGAAAACAAACCCACCCTaaattatttccaaaataaaCCAAGCTTGGCAGCTGGTGTTGCTTGTCATGTCACATAAGCTGGATGGCTCATGGCTAGCTGTATGCCAAATGAAACATTGCCCAGCCACGCCAATGGTGCCGAGCCGAGTCGCCACTCTTTCGAAAGAATTTAGAGATGGCTCTGTTTACTTTCTTCTTAAAAAGAATATCATACAACAAAAAACGTTGTGTGACCGGTGGCGGAGCGAGTGATGGTGGTGTTGTCTAGTGCCTTTAAACTAAATATAGGGTAAAAATGAGTTAGTTAATGCAATTTTTTCGTTTACCGTGGTGCACGTGCACCAGGGTAACATAACTTAGCTTCGCTCCTGTGTGTGACCTGTTCGGCTGTGTCTAGATTGGAGAAACTTTTAAACAATGAACGGGTGAAAGCTTTAACCAGCGCTGAGCTCACCAACCACATTTGTGTCCATATTATAAGCCACACGTAGCTGCATTTTGTTTCGAGGAAATTGAGAGCGTCAATTTCAATCCAAGGGCCTGCCTTCTGAATTTCTAGCGTAAATTCCTGAGAGCACCTTATAGACATGGCGTTCTTCATCACTGGATATAAATTCCTTGTGCATTTTCCAGTGACAAATGAACAATTGCAGAGGAACTGTTTGTGCACAAAAATGTGGACTATGGATCAATGTGCCACCTGCATTTCATAATGTGCACTTGAGAAATAAAACAGAGCATCTAAGGTCTGTCAGGAACTAGATAGATATCATGATCGCAAAGTTAGTAATTGAGAAGCAGTCAACCATATGCCATAGCATCGAAAGCACGAAGTGCCTGCTTGACACTTCAGGGAACCGTGTATCCAGCTGCCCATGCATTGCAGCAAGTAGATTACCCAGAATAGGAAGTCACAAGCTAAACAAAAGCTAATCACCCACAACAGCTCACGCACTTATCGATCTTAGAGCTCTAAGATCCAAGCTACCCTTGCGACATGAGCCACTGAACTTACCTAGATTAACTAGTAACCCGCGTTTTTGCTGGACTACGGTGCAGAGAGGGCAAACACTGAAGAACTTTGCACGGAATACCTCCGATGTGATCTTCGGAACTTAAAAACTCCTGAGCACCCCTTGCAGGCCAAAAGGACTCCACAAAACGCCACATTCCAGCTGCACAAGTCACCCTGCATCAAGAACAATTCAGCAAGATTAGCGAACAATTTACCAAGTTTAGTGTAAGCACAAAATGAGGGTTGCCCTTGCACTGCCACAGCACCTTACATGCCTTGATCGTTACAGCATCAACCTTCTTCCTCAACCTCGCCGTCTTGTACAAACCCCCCTCCCATCTCGCAAATCCAGTCCCAGACCTTCGCCGGCACGGGCATCACCGACAGCCGCGGCTGCCGAAGCAGCGCGAAGCCCTTCATCCCCTCCACCTCGCCCGCCGCCTTCTTGATCTCCCCCAGCGCGACGGGCCGCAGGAACTCCCCGACCGCCCGCACGTCCACGGCGCCGCCGGCCTCCTTcccctcgccctcgccctcggCCTCGTACCAGGGACTGGCGACCTCCACGACGCCGACGACGCGGCGGGAGGCGGCGCCGGCACCAGAGTGGTAGAACAGGCATCGATCGCCGGTACGCATGGCGCGGAGGCTGTTCATGGCCTGGCGGTTGCGGACGCCGTCCCACGGCGCAGCGCCGCCGGGGGCGCGCGCCTGGTCAGACCAAGACCATTCCCCCGGCTCCGTCTTGAGAAGCCAGTACTGCGTGGCGCCGGTCGCGGGGGTGGAGGCGGGCTTGACCGTGGGTTTCGCTTTTCTCGGCATCCTGTGCGGGGTTCACTTCAGGGCTCCGGCGATCGCCGGAGGCAAAGGTTCTTGTTTTGGCGGGGAAAGTGGGCGGCTAGGGCTTGTCGATGCGCGGGGAATATCTACATTGGTCATGTTCTTCAGTCTCCCTGTTCAGAAAGCGAAAAGTGGGTGCTTGGATGGGCCGATTCAGGCCGGAGTTCCAAGAAACGGCCCAACAGGACACCCAGGGACCAATATTGTGTATCCAATGAAATTATCCTGCCTTCTTTGCGACGAGATCAACCTGAAAacgaaactaaaaaaatagtcCAAATTATGGTTTGGATTTCAACTCATTTTGTGCATTACACAATATTTTCTTCATGCCCGAAAGCTCAGGCAACTAATTCAACCAATGCTAACACAAACTGAAGCTAGCTCATAGTCTCATAGTAAGGAACtaaggtcatgtttgtttcagttttagATTGTGGCTTTCAGATTTTACAATTCGAAGTTGAAATAAACAGATGGTTTTttattatagttttttaaaatctgctggttgaaTTGTGAGAATCTGATAAGCTAATTTTTCTCaacttttgatagattgtgaaagtctattttactaaactgtccatcaaagttttttagaatctacaacctaaatatttttcataatctagctttttacaacctagcttttcacaatccaacttctataagaagcttttcaaaatctctagctgaaacaaataggtcCTAAATACATATTATTGTGCGAGTATCAGCATACAATGTGTTTGATAGAGAGAACTACAACATTGACACGGAAAAAGGCGAGGACACTTTGTTAGG
The nucleotide sequence above comes from Phragmites australis chromosome 4, lpPhrAust1.1, whole genome shotgun sequence. Encoded proteins:
- the LOC133914198 gene encoding uncharacterized protein LOC133914198, whose protein sequence is MPRKAKPTVKPASTPATGATQYWLLKTEPGEWSWSDQARAPGGAAPWDGVRNRQAMNSLRAMRTGDRCLFYHSGAGAASRRVVGVVEVASPWYEAEGEGEGKEAGGAVDVRAVGEFLRPVALGEIKKAAGEVEGMKGFALLRQPRLSVMPVPAKVWDWICEMGGGFVQDGEVEEEG